The genome window GTGCCTCTCGGAGTGGTCATGTCGTTCGTCGGCGCGCCGATATTCCTGTATCTCATCGTCCGCAGGAAAGCTCAGAAGGATGTGTTCCGATGGCTGGCAAAGAGGATTACTACAGGATCGTGCGCCGCAAATGGGCTTTCGTCGCGATGATATGCGTAGTCATAGTCATCGCCCTGATCCTGTCCCTTTCGATAGGGATTTACGATCTCAGCTTCGCCGACTGCTACAGGATCCTGATCGAGCATCTGACGGGGAACATCACGGATGAGTACGAGGACGACATCGTCATGAACACCAGGCTCCCGATCGCGGTATTCGCGGTCATAGTCGGGGCGGTGCTGTCCGTGGGCGGAGCCGTGATGCAGTCCCTGCTGCGCAACCCTCTGGCGGACCCGTATACGATGGGAGTGTCGTCGGGAGCTCTTCTCGGCGCATCGCTGGCGATCATAGGCAGCTCATTCTTCCCGATGTTCGGCGAGCGCTGGGCCACGGTGATAATGGCCTTTATGTTCTCCCTGATACCTGTCTCGGTCATCCTGATCCTGTCCTTCCGCAGGAGGATCACGCCGACGAAGGTCATCCTGATAGGGATCGCGATGATGTACATCTTCCAGGCCGTGGTCTCGCTGATCATGATCACGGCTTCCGAGGACACTCTGTCGGACATCTATTCCTGGAGGGTCGGAACGCTGTCCCTCACGAAGTGGGATACCATACCCATACCCTTGGCCATCGGCGCCGTCTGCATAGCATTCCTTTACTATCACAACAGGCGCATAAACGTCATGATGGCCGGGACCAACTCCGCCCATTCGATGGGCGTGGACCCGAAGAGGACGATCCTCACGGAGATAACCGTGGTCTCGCTCATGACGGCCGCCGTGGTCAGCTTCACCGGAACGATAGGGTTCGTGGGGCTTGTCGGGCCGCATATCGCCAGGCTGTTCGTGGGCTCCGAGACCAAGTATCTGATCCCAGCTTCCGCCGCGTTCGGGGGATGCTTCCTTCTGATCGCGAACTGCATCGCCAGGGTGTCGGGTACGTACGGGCTTCCGGTGGGAGTAATCAGCGCCATCATAGGCTGTCCGCTGTTCATTTTCATACTGATCAAGATGCGCAGGAAGAGCGCATGGAATTGAGGTGTCGCAATGAGACTGATAATCGACGGAATAGAATTCGGGTACTCCAGCGCCCCAGTTCTCAAGGACATCACGCTGGATGCCAGCGGCCCGCAGCTCCTGTCCATCATCGGGCCGAACGGGGTCGGGAAATCCACGCTCATACACTGCATAAACAGGATCCTCTCTCCGAACAAGGGGACGGTATTGATAGACGGGGACAGGGTGGACTCCATCTCCCTGAAGGATCTGGCCAAGAAGGTAGGCTACGTGCCGTATTCGGCCAACGACGCTTTCCCCCTATCCGTCGTGGACACCGTCATGATGGGCCGTCATCCCCATGCCACCTACAAGTCCCTGGACAAGGATCTGGACATTGTCTACGATACTCTGAGGCTCCTCAACATCGAGGATCTCGCCCTGAGGTCTTTCGACGAGCTCTCGGCAGGGCAGCATCAGAAGGTCATGCTTGCCAGAGGCCTCGTACAGGAGCCCGAGATCCTGCTTCTCGACGAGCCCACGTCCAATCTCGATATCAAGCACCAGATGGAGGTCACCCGCATCCTCAGGGGGCTGTCCCAAGAGAAAGGGATTCTGATCATAATGATCAGCCACGACCTGAACATCGCGGCGAAGTATTCGGATGCCATGCTGATGCTTGCCAAAGGCTCGATTTTCGCCATCGGAACGCCTTCCGAGGTTCTGACCAAGGAGAACATCAAAGAGGTCTACGGCGTCGATTCCGAGGTCATAGACAGCCGCGGCAGACCCCATATAATCATGCTCGACGACGAGTTCGACTCGCAGCAGAAGACCCTTGCCGACGGCACATATGCGATGAACAGAAGAGCCGATCGACGTCTATACTCCATTTAAATATGGATATGCTTTACGCAGACTTGGATTCATTATCCAAGGGATACGATGAAGAAATCGAACATCGCCATTATGGCCGCAGTAGCCGTGGTGATCATAGCGATTATTGCTGCAATGTTCATTTGGAACGGCAACAGCGGGAACGATGACGGCAAAGTGAAAGTCACCGGCATCGACATCGCCCAATCGTCTCTGACCATCCAGGAAGGTAACTCTGCGAACATCGAATACACTATTTCTCCTTCGAACGCAACCAATAAAACCGTCGTCTGGACCACCAGCAACGACAAAGTAGCCACCGTCACCAACGGAAAAGTGACAGGGATCTCCGCCGGGACAGCGAAGATCACCGCGAAGACCAGCGACGGCGGTTTCACCGATTCCATCGATGTCACCGTGACCGCATCCCAGGTAGCAGTGATAGGGGTCATCCTCGACAAAACGAGCATTGCCATCGAAGCGGGATCCACGTCGACAATTGTGGCCACCGTCCAGCCCTCCAATGCGGCCAACAAGGCCGTCACCTGGGCCACTAGCAATTCGGCTGTCGCCACCGTCGCCGACGGAGTCGTCACCGGAGTGGCCGCCGGAACAGCGACCATCACCGCCATAACCGTAGACGGCGGCAAGACCGCTACCTGCAATGTCACCGTCTCCAAGGCAGTGAGTCCGGGATACGCGCCCACCAACTACGTCAACGATTTCCTCGCCAAATACGACGGATCCTTCGGGGACTTCGAAGTCAAGGAGACCGGAGACGATTACGTCGCCCTCGCCACCAAAGGCAACCTCAAGACGAGGATTGACGGATACGACCCCAACGCATTCAGGGAGTCCAACATCCTCGTCTACGGATACAGCAGCGAGGATGCTGCCAAAGCCGCGTTCAACGAATTCCTTGCGAACAGCAAGAACGGATCCAAGGGCGAGACCGCGCTCTCCCAGACCGACAAAGTCGGCATGGCTAGCAATTTCGCTACCGTAAAGGACTACAGGGCCTCCGGAGCCTCCGCTTTCGGAGCCGACGCCGCCTACTACCTCTACGGATCTTATTACAAACCCGGAGAGGGCGGATACGGATACACCCAGTGCATCGGCGCGATCCAGGACGGAGACAAGGTCATCGTTTTCAACGAGACCAAGGACTGCGACCTCTATTACAGCCTGCCCATCCAGGATTCCTCTTACGCGGGAACAGACTGCGTCAGCCAGGCCCAGTACGAGCAGATCCTCATGGATTTCTCCAAGGCGTTCTGCGATCCGACCTATGTCCCCGTGGTTTCCGCTCCCGTGGCCTACGTCAACAATTTCCTTTCCAAGTACGACTGCTTCTTCGGAGACCTCAGGATCACCGGGACCGAGGGCAACTGCGTGACCCTTGCCACCGACGGCAACCTCAGGACCAGGATCTCCGATGCGGCCGAGCCCGACAGGACCAGGGAAGCCACCCTCTACGTCTACGGATACGGCAGCGATGCCGATGCCAAGGCCGCGTTCAGCGAATTCCTCGCGAACAGCAAGAACGGATCCAAGGGCGAGACCGCGCTCTCCCAGACCGACAAAGTCGGCATGGCGAGCAGCTTTGTCACCGTCAAGGACTACAGGGCCTCCGGAGCCTCCGCTTTCGGGGCCGACGCCGCCTATTTCCTCTACGGATCCTACTATAAGGCGGCCAACAACGGTTACGTCCAGTGCATCGGTGCCATCCAGGACGGAGACAAAGTCGTCGTCTTCAACAGGACCATCGACAACGACCTGTACTGCAACCTCCCCATCCAGGATTCCTCTTACGCGGGAACCGACTGCATCAGCCAGGCCACCTATGAAGACGAGCTCATGAAGTTCGCCAAAGCATTCTGCGACCCGTCCTATGTCCCCGCGGTTTCTGTCCCCGTGGCATATGTCAACGATTTCCTTTCCAAATACGACGGATTCTTCGGAGACCTGAAGGTCACCGATGTAACCGATAACTGCGTGACCCTCGCCACCGACGGCAACCTCAGGACCAGGATCTCCGGAGCCGCCGATCCCGAGAAGACCAGGGAAGCCACCCTCTACGTCTACGGATATGGCAGCGAAGACGCCGCCAAGGCCGCGTTCAACGAATTCCTCGCGAACAGCAAGAACGGATCCAAGGGCGAGACCGCGCTCTCTCAGACCGACAAGATCGGGATGGCCGACAA of Candidatus Methanomethylophilaceae archaeon contains these proteins:
- a CDS encoding iron ABC transporter permease, with the protein product MAGKEDYYRIVRRKWAFVAMICVVIVIALILSLSIGIYDLSFADCYRILIEHLTGNITDEYEDDIVMNTRLPIAVFAVIVGAVLSVGGAVMQSLLRNPLADPYTMGVSSGALLGASLAIIGSSFFPMFGERWATVIMAFMFSLIPVSVILILSFRRRITPTKVILIGIAMMYIFQAVVSLIMITASEDTLSDIYSWRVGTLSLTKWDTIPIPLAIGAVCIAFLYYHNRRINVMMAGTNSAHSMGVDPKRTILTEITVVSLMTAAVVSFTGTIGFVGLVGPHIARLFVGSETKYLIPASAAFGGCFLLIANCIARVSGTYGLPVGVISAIIGCPLFIFILIKMRRKSAWN
- a CDS encoding ABC transporter ATP-binding protein, which codes for MRLIIDGIEFGYSSAPVLKDITLDASGPQLLSIIGPNGVGKSTLIHCINRILSPNKGTVLIDGDRVDSISLKDLAKKVGYVPYSANDAFPLSVVDTVMMGRHPHATYKSLDKDLDIVYDTLRLLNIEDLALRSFDELSAGQHQKVMLARGLVQEPEILLLDEPTSNLDIKHQMEVTRILRGLSQEKGILIIMISHDLNIAAKYSDAMLMLAKGSIFAIGTPSEVLTKENIKEVYGVDSEVIDSRGRPHIIMLDDEFDSQQKTLADGTYAMNRRADRRLYSI
- a CDS encoding Ig-like domain-containing protein is translated as MKKSNIAIMAAVAVVIIAIIAAMFIWNGNSGNDDGKVKVTGIDIAQSSLTIQEGNSANIEYTISPSNATNKTVVWTTSNDKVATVTNGKVTGISAGTAKITAKTSDGGFTDSIDVTVTASQVAVIGVILDKTSIAIEAGSTSTIVATVQPSNAANKAVTWATSNSAVATVADGVVTGVAAGTATITAITVDGGKTATCNVTVSKAVSPGYAPTNYVNDFLAKYDGSFGDFEVKETGDDYVALATKGNLKTRIDGYDPNAFRESNILVYGYSSEDAAKAAFNEFLANSKNGSKGETALSQTDKVGMASNFATVKDYRASGASAFGADAAYYLYGSYYKPGEGGYGYTQCIGAIQDGDKVIVFNETKDCDLYYSLPIQDSSYAGTDCVSQAQYEQILMDFSKAFCDPTYVPVVSAPVAYVNNFLSKYDCFFGDLRITGTEGNCVTLATDGNLRTRISDAAEPDRTREATLYVYGYGSDADAKAAFSEFLANSKNGSKGETALSQTDKVGMASSFVTVKDYRASGASAFGADAAYFLYGSYYKAANNGYVQCIGAIQDGDKVVVFNRTIDNDLYCNLPIQDSSYAGTDCISQATYEDELMKFAKAFCDPSYVPAVSVPVAYVNDFLSKYDGFFGDLKVTDVTDNCVTLATDGNLRTRISGAADPEKTREATLYVYGYGSEDAAKAAFNEFLANSKNGSKGETALSQTDKIGMADKFATVKDYRASGASAFGADAAYFLYGSYYKATNNGYVQCIGAIQDGNKVVVFNRTIDNDLYCNLPIQDSAYVGNDCISQAYYEDELMKFARAFCDPTFTPEIASFDDAILKVYGNADGNMVIDRYDINVIKSYIGKAANDSNKMADANNDGKIDAEDVAVVQKIIAREPTHIWHANFHDKDDNGTMDVVIVETQFPVDSILMTGSSNAFMLMWMLGITEEIKGASYSATSVDKYFKYYLDTTKVEKVGTSSTTIPFENGAVGSSNIIAEKGVTTLITDWNRTYITNWQDYENAGIDVVRISAAAVEMDLFAHSALLVGLLMDRADRAVDLVMFYSGAYDQINAKLAGLSEADKVPFIASSMTGYISVGDSDYNNVGRLAGGVYALESM